Proteins from a single region of Belliella baltica DSM 15883:
- a CDS encoding DinB family protein: MNENLIPKEGEYAPYYGKYIEKIIGQDISKLLLNQIEEVRRYFESKGEESSGTAYGPGKWTAKEVLNHIIDTDRVMTFRAMCFARGEKASFPGFDQDIYVANSDANQVPLMNLLEDFEMSRYALVSMMKTLPQESFTRFGNASGHEVSVRALFHIMAGHTLHHLTILKERY, encoded by the coding sequence ATGAATGAAAATTTAATACCAAAAGAAGGAGAATATGCTCCCTACTATGGGAAATATATTGAAAAAATTATCGGTCAGGACATATCTAAACTTCTACTGAATCAGATTGAAGAAGTGAGAAGGTATTTTGAATCCAAGGGAGAGGAGAGTTCTGGGACAGCCTACGGACCTGGAAAATGGACTGCAAAGGAAGTACTTAACCATATCATCGATACAGATCGTGTTATGACATTTAGAGCAATGTGCTTTGCAAGAGGAGAGAAGGCTTCCTTCCCAGGTTTTGATCAAGATATTTATGTAGCCAACTCTGATGCTAATCAAGTTCCTTTAATGAATTTGCTAGAAGATTTTGAAATGTCTCGCTATGCCTTAGTTTCTATGATGAAGACATTGCCTCAAGAGTCATTTACAAGATTTGGAAATGCAAGTGGACATGAAGTAAGTGTGCGGGCGCTCTTTCACATTATGGCTGGTCATACTCTGCATCATTTGACTATTTTAAAGGAAAGATATTGA
- a CDS encoding M20/M25/M40 family metallo-hydrolase: MRKILLIFVFFAASSLYAQTQIVQRDAEIAKMVSEISAKNLEKYVRDLADFKTRHTLSKQAGDTGILASQKYVLNHFKSFESESGGRLSSEIDFFTIPADNRRIPTDSKLGNVIATLKGSDPNDDRILIIMAHIDSRALSVMDSVIDAPGANDDGSGVAAIIELTRIMSKKSFPATIKFVVVSGEEQGLKGAEYLAKKAKAENWNLVATLNNDMIGNSRSSQTDISDNTRVRIFSEGVPMAETDQMAAIRRYTNGENDSKSRQLARFMKEIGERYMDQLEVKLIYRNDRFLRGGDHTPFAREGFTAIRVCEMNENYYAQHENVRFEDGIQYGDLPEFMDFEYMRKVTGINLASLAYLATAPSEPQMVGIDVRRLSNTSTLRWEAPKTGKAKGYYVLMRETSDSMWQKKFYTEDMTLTIPYSKDNYFFAVQAVGEEGHESMAVFPQPITR; the protein is encoded by the coding sequence ATGAGAAAAATATTACTAATATTCGTGTTTTTTGCTGCATCAAGCTTGTATGCTCAAACGCAAATCGTCCAAAGAGATGCTGAAATAGCTAAAATGGTATCCGAAATTTCCGCCAAAAACCTAGAGAAGTATGTAAGAGACCTTGCAGATTTCAAAACAAGACATACGCTTAGCAAACAAGCTGGGGACACTGGTATTTTAGCCTCACAAAAATATGTTCTTAATCATTTCAAATCATTCGAAAGTGAATCAGGTGGACGATTGAGTTCAGAAATTGACTTCTTTACAATTCCTGCTGATAATAGAAGAATTCCAACTGACAGCAAGTTGGGTAACGTCATTGCAACACTAAAAGGCAGCGATCCTAATGATGATCGAATCTTGATCATCATGGCACACATAGATAGCAGAGCATTGAGTGTGATGGATTCTGTGATAGATGCTCCAGGAGCCAATGATGACGGTTCTGGTGTTGCTGCGATCATCGAATTAACACGAATCATGTCTAAAAAATCCTTTCCTGCCACAATTAAGTTCGTTGTTGTCAGTGGAGAAGAACAAGGCTTAAAAGGTGCTGAATATTTGGCTAAAAAAGCAAAAGCAGAAAACTGGAACCTTGTAGCCACACTTAACAATGATATGATTGGAAACAGCCGTTCTTCACAAACAGATATCAGTGACAATACCAGAGTAAGGATTTTTTCTGAAGGTGTTCCAATGGCAGAAACTGATCAGATGGCTGCGATAAGAAGATATACCAATGGAGAAAATGACAGCAAATCCAGACAGCTTGCGAGATTTATGAAAGAAATCGGTGAAAGATATATGGATCAATTAGAAGTGAAATTGATTTATAGAAATGATAGATTTTTGAGAGGTGGGGATCATACTCCATTCGCAAGAGAAGGATTCACAGCCATTAGGGTTTGTGAAATGAATGAAAACTACTATGCACAACATGAAAATGTGCGTTTTGAAGATGGTATTCAATATGGTGATTTACCGGAATTCATGGATTTTGAGTATATGAGAAAAGTAACAGGTATTAACCTAGCATCACTTGCATATTTGGCAACAGCGCCATCTGAACCTCAGATGGTCGGTATAGATGTAAGAAGATTAAGCAACACTTCTACTTTAAGATGGGAAGCTCCGAAAACCGGAAAAGCTAAAGGATATTATGTTTTGATGCGTGAAACAAGCGATTCAATGTGGCAAAAGAAATTTTACACTGAAGACATGACACTAACCATTCCCTATTCTAAAGATAATTATTTCTTTGCTGTTCAGGCAGTTGGAGAAGAAGGACATGAAAGCATGGCTGTTTTCCCACAACCTATTACACGATAA
- a CDS encoding PIG-L family deacetylase, whose protein sequence is MLKQTSLLITLFGFLLLPAFAQNPSSKLYHDLLKLKETKRILFVAAHPDDENTRLISYLANGEHAQVAYLSLTRGDGGQNLIGKELGIELGMIRTHELLQARNTDGGRQFFTRALDFGFSKNPDETLNNWEKQKLLADVVWIIRDFQPDIIINRFNTTPGTTHGHHTTSAILASEAFEISGNKDAFSDQLNSAEPWQAKRLFWNAYNWGGQYEPNSEKNYHIFPVGDYNPLLGTTYSQIAADSRTMHKSQGFGSTSQIGVGNDFIEQLNGESFENSPFEGIQNRWEKIEDGLKIESAIQNALNLFDFVKPENNVKNLLTIKRLMDGVNNKEKWFLEKKSFINQLILSNLGVKSEFIIRKEIGYPGETLETEFLFNNPSALPITVKSANTSISDIQINKLATDNKPLNQVIKLSIPTDYPVSQPFWLEKPIDNSLFDVVDLQKIGQPINKASISSQVTLEIDGQTIQYEIPLMYKYNDQVDGEIKQPFTLVPEVNINLDKQHVFLVDGANPELNVEISFRDNFIDGVLTLEGLNKNQYQVLSMEKDDRRKRILYKIRILDSNQEKMSIVVNFTTNDKRVFNQDTKRILYKHIPNLTYFTSTSFDLIKMDIKVSGQNIAYINGAGDDVPDILKNLGYQVSFLENGDIKKDKFKEFKTVIIGIRAFNTNQALASNVDQLMGYIKEGGNVIVQYNTSSPLLTREMGPFPFSLSRDRVTVEGSPVVVDFNHPIMSFPNKIEASDFDGWVQERGLYFTSNWDSNYSTPFTMQDPGEKASQGALLFAKYGKGTYTYSGISWFRQLPAGVPGAIKIFVNLIEQPSGK, encoded by the coding sequence ATGTTGAAACAAACCAGTTTACTAATAACCTTATTCGGTTTTTTACTTCTTCCTGCATTTGCACAAAACCCTTCTTCTAAACTTTATCATGACTTGTTGAAACTGAAAGAAACCAAGCGGATTCTTTTTGTAGCAGCTCACCCTGATGATGAAAACACAAGGTTGATTTCCTATTTGGCAAATGGTGAACATGCGCAAGTAGCCTATCTTTCTCTCACAAGAGGGGATGGAGGGCAAAACTTAATAGGAAAAGAGTTGGGAATTGAACTTGGAATGATTCGGACTCATGAACTTTTACAAGCAAGAAATACAGATGGAGGTAGACAATTTTTCACAAGAGCACTTGATTTTGGATTTAGTAAAAACCCTGATGAAACACTAAACAATTGGGAAAAGCAAAAACTTCTTGCTGATGTAGTATGGATTATTCGGGATTTTCAACCCGATATTATCATCAATAGATTTAATACCACGCCTGGTACAACTCACGGACATCATACAACATCAGCTATTCTTGCCTCCGAAGCTTTTGAGATTTCTGGAAATAAAGATGCCTTTTCGGACCAACTGAATTCGGCTGAACCCTGGCAAGCCAAGAGACTTTTTTGGAATGCATACAATTGGGGAGGACAATATGAACCTAATTCTGAAAAAAATTATCATATTTTCCCAGTAGGTGATTACAATCCTTTGTTGGGAACTACCTATTCTCAAATTGCGGCTGACAGTAGAACAATGCACAAATCTCAAGGCTTTGGTTCAACTTCTCAAATTGGAGTAGGAAATGATTTTATAGAGCAATTGAATGGTGAAAGTTTTGAAAATAGTCCATTTGAGGGGATTCAAAATAGATGGGAGAAAATAGAGGATGGATTGAAAATCGAATCAGCAATTCAAAATGCTTTAAATTTATTTGATTTTGTAAAACCTGAAAATAATGTAAAAAATCTTTTGACAATCAAAAGATTAATGGATGGAGTAAACAACAAGGAAAAATGGTTTTTAGAAAAGAAATCTTTTATAAATCAATTAATCCTAAGTAATCTTGGAGTGAAATCTGAATTTATTATTAGAAAAGAAATAGGCTATCCAGGTGAAACTCTAGAGACAGAATTTTTATTCAATAATCCTTCAGCTTTGCCTATCACTGTCAAATCAGCAAATACTAGTATTTCAGATATTCAGATTAATAAATTAGCGACAGATAATAAACCATTAAATCAAGTGATCAAACTTTCTATTCCAACTGATTACCCAGTATCACAACCATTTTGGCTAGAAAAACCTATTGATAATAGTTTATTTGATGTTGTTGATCTTCAGAAAATTGGTCAGCCGATCAATAAAGCTTCTATCTCTTCTCAAGTTACTTTAGAAATTGATGGTCAAACCATTCAATATGAGATTCCATTGATGTATAAATATAATGATCAGGTAGATGGAGAGATCAAACAACCATTTACTCTTGTTCCAGAAGTAAATATAAATCTTGACAAGCAGCATGTTTTCTTGGTTGATGGAGCTAATCCTGAGCTTAATGTTGAAATTTCTTTTAGAGATAATTTCATTGATGGAGTACTCACTTTAGAGGGACTAAATAAAAATCAGTATCAGGTTCTCTCTATGGAAAAGGATGACAGAAGAAAAAGGATCTTATACAAAATTAGAATTTTAGATTCTAACCAGGAGAAGATGTCAATTGTTGTCAATTTCACGACAAATGATAAGCGAGTTTTTAATCAGGATACAAAAAGAATCTTGTATAAGCATATTCCTAATTTGACCTATTTTACCTCAACATCCTTTGATTTGATCAAAATGGATATCAAAGTTAGTGGTCAAAATATAGCTTATATCAATGGTGCCGGCGATGATGTCCCAGATATTTTGAAAAACTTAGGTTATCAAGTTTCTTTTTTAGAAAATGGCGATATAAAAAAGGATAAATTCAAAGAATTTAAAACTGTCATTATTGGTATCAGAGCATTCAATACCAATCAAGCATTGGCTTCCAATGTGGATCAATTGATGGGATATATCAAAGAAGGTGGAAATGTGATCGTTCAGTACAATACTTCTTCACCACTTTTGACTAGAGAGATGGGACCATTTCCATTTTCATTATCAAGAGATAGGGTTACAGTAGAGGGGTCTCCAGTTGTGGTAGATTTTAATCATCCAATTATGAGTTTTCCAAACAAAATTGAAGCCTCAGATTTTGATGGTTGGGTGCAAGAAAGAGGTTTGTACTTTACTTCTAACTGGGATTCAAATTATTCTACTCCATTTACCATGCAAGATCCAGGAGAAAAGGCAAGCCAAGGTGCATTACTATTTGCCAAATATGGTAAAGGAACATACACTTATTCTGGAATTTCTTGGTTCAGACAACTGCCTGCTGGAGTTCCAGGAGCAATTAAAATTTTTGTCAATTTGATCGAGCAACCAAGTGGAAAATAA
- the gyrA gene encoding DNA gyrase subunit A → MAQGEKENIIPINIEDEMRGAYIDYSMSVIVSRALPDVRDGLKPVHRRILFGMQELGVLHNKSFKKSARIVGEVLGKYHPHGDSAVYETMVRMAQPWSLRYPLVDGQGNFGSVDGDNPAAMRYTEARLKRIAEELLIDINKETVDFQLNFDDSLKEPVVLPAKIPALLLNGASGIAVGMATNMAPHNLGEIVDGITAYIDNKDITIQELMEHIIAPDFPTGGTIYGYNGVKAAFETGRGRIIVRGKANIETKDNGREMIIITEIPYLVNKANMIEKTAQLITEKKIDGISAIRDESDRQGMRIVYELKRDAISNVVLNNLYKQTQLMTSFSVNNVALVKGRPYTLNLKDMIVHYVNHRHEVVVRRTEYELREAEKRAHILLGYLIALDNIDEVIALIRGSRDPETARNGLMERFELSEIQARAILDMRLQRLTGMEREKIQEEYDQIMTLIEELKEILANEDKRMQIIKDELAEMKQRYADDRRTDIEHNAEDFSYEDMIPNEEVVITVSHEGYIKRTALSEYRTQSRGGVGSRGATTKDDDWTEYLFTASTHNYLLIFTDLGKLFWLKTYAIPEGSKASKGRPIQNLINITSEDSIRSIIQVEDLSNEDYINNNFLVMVTKKGIIKKTTLEQYSRPRTNGIIALNIRDEDQLMQVEMTNGNSHIIIAAQSGRAIHFHESTVRPMGRTATGVKAIKLSNVNDTVIGMVCASREDASLLVVSEKGYGKRSPLDEYRITNRGGKGVKAMNVTEKTGYLVAIKEVVDTDDLMIINKSGITIRTPVSNLRVMGRATQGVRLIKLGENDEISSVEKIRREEESEEDTEITQNPQGENPDSENNITEDPNN, encoded by the coding sequence ATGGCTCAAGGAGAAAAAGAGAATATCATACCGATTAACATTGAAGACGAAATGCGTGGAGCCTACATCGATTATTCGATGTCGGTTATTGTTTCCAGAGCACTTCCAGATGTCCGAGACGGACTCAAGCCTGTTCACAGAAGAATCCTCTTCGGAATGCAAGAATTGGGCGTACTACACAACAAATCCTTTAAAAAATCAGCTAGAATTGTTGGGGAAGTACTGGGTAAGTACCATCCTCACGGTGATTCAGCAGTATATGAAACGATGGTTCGTATGGCTCAGCCATGGTCCTTAAGATATCCTTTGGTGGATGGTCAAGGCAACTTTGGTTCTGTGGATGGAGATAATCCAGCTGCAATGCGTTATACAGAAGCCAGGCTCAAAAGAATTGCTGAGGAATTGTTGATTGATATCAATAAAGAGACTGTTGATTTCCAGTTGAACTTTGATGACTCTTTGAAGGAGCCAGTGGTACTTCCAGCAAAAATTCCGGCATTATTACTCAATGGAGCGTCTGGGATTGCGGTAGGTATGGCTACCAATATGGCTCCGCACAATTTAGGAGAAATCGTAGATGGCATCACTGCTTACATTGATAACAAAGACATTACGATTCAAGAATTGATGGAGCACATTATTGCTCCAGATTTCCCAACGGGTGGGACTATTTATGGCTATAATGGTGTAAAAGCAGCTTTTGAAACTGGAAGAGGACGAATTATCGTTCGTGGTAAGGCAAACATTGAAACCAAAGACAATGGAAGAGAGATGATTATCATCACTGAGATTCCATACTTGGTCAATAAGGCCAACATGATTGAGAAAACAGCTCAATTAATCACAGAGAAAAAAATAGATGGTATTTCTGCTATTAGAGATGAATCTGATAGACAAGGGATGCGAATTGTTTATGAATTGAAAAGAGATGCCATATCCAATGTGGTATTAAATAATCTTTATAAGCAAACACAGTTAATGACTTCTTTTTCAGTGAATAATGTTGCCCTTGTGAAAGGTAGACCTTATACGCTGAATTTGAAAGATATGATTGTTCATTACGTCAATCACCGCCACGAAGTGGTCGTGAGACGTACTGAATATGAATTAAGAGAAGCAGAAAAAAGAGCTCATATCTTATTGGGTTATTTGATCGCTTTAGATAATATCGATGAAGTAATTGCTTTGATAAGAGGTTCAAGAGATCCTGAAACTGCTAGAAATGGCTTGATGGAACGTTTTGAATTGAGTGAAATTCAAGCAAGAGCTATCCTAGATATGAGACTTCAGCGTCTTACAGGCATGGAGCGTGAAAAGATTCAAGAAGAGTATGATCAAATCATGACTTTGATTGAAGAATTAAAAGAAATTCTTGCCAACGAAGACAAAAGAATGCAAATCATCAAAGACGAGCTTGCTGAAATGAAGCAAAGATACGCTGATGATAGAAGAACTGATATTGAGCACAATGCTGAGGATTTCAGTTATGAAGATATGATTCCAAATGAAGAAGTAGTAATTACCGTGTCGCATGAGGGATATATCAAAAGAACTGCATTATCAGAATATAGGACGCAAAGTAGAGGAGGTGTAGGTTCAAGAGGAGCCACAACAAAAGATGACGATTGGACAGAATATTTGTTCACGGCATCCACACATAATTATCTCTTAATCTTTACAGATCTTGGTAAATTATTTTGGTTGAAAACCTATGCCATTCCAGAAGGTTCCAAAGCTTCTAAAGGAAGGCCAATTCAGAATCTGATCAATATCACTTCTGAAGATAGCATTAGATCCATTATTCAAGTTGAAGATTTAAGCAACGAAGATTATATCAATAATAACTTCTTGGTGATGGTGACCAAAAAGGGAATCATCAAAAAGACCACGCTTGAACAATATTCAAGACCACGAACTAATGGGATTATAGCCTTAAACATCAGAGATGAAGATCAATTGATGCAAGTGGAAATGACTAATGGAAATTCGCACATTATCATTGCTGCACAATCTGGTCGGGCGATTCATTTCCACGAATCCACTGTAAGACCTATGGGCCGAACAGCTACAGGTGTCAAAGCTATAAAGTTAAGTAATGTTAACGACACAGTGATTGGCATGGTATGTGCCTCTAGAGAAGATGCAAGTCTTCTTGTAGTTTCTGAAAAAGGATATGGCAAAAGGTCACCTCTTGATGAGTATAGAATTACAAATAGAGGAGGAAAAGGAGTGAAGGCCATGAATGTAACTGAGAAAACAGGTTATTTGGTGGCTATCAAAGAAGTAGTTGATACCGATGATTTGATGATTATCAATAAATCCGGAATTACAATCCGAACTCCTGTTTCAAATCTCCGAGTGATGGGAAGAGCTACACAAGGAGTCAGATTGATCAAACTTGGAGAAAACGACGAAATCTCGTCTGTTGAAAAAATCAGAAGAGAAGAAGAGTCTGAAGAAGATACAGAAATTACCCAAAACCCACAGGGAGAAAACCCTGATTCAGAAAACAATATAACCGAAGATCCAAACAATTAG
- a CDS encoding tetratricopeptide repeat protein produces MKKLILSLALVGFVTVSFAQKKVVKSAERNFKKGELTTALTEVESALQDPETKDDPETHLLKGKIQTKIYDSADETEMSTVELGKDAYSVFQKTMEMVGNDKESKVGKEVFEDDLAGMPENLRPYSMETLKNSTFQKAIATYEADNLEMAYEYFGLASEISPTDTTMNFNAGYLAFQLDKTDEAKVYLNRLLEIEDYDKLNAYYFLIQIASGADKDPEEAYRLVTEARKIDPNDKTLAEFEIQLLLQLDKLDEAMKSVVAALENDPENTGLLLRYGYLLEQSGDMEGALAQYEKSVQVDPDFYEGNNYAGAIYIEKARVILNEVGSLSDEEWEKRADSMNKEAEEYYVKAIPYFTKAVEIKPEATNILEILFQIHTKLENEQEAEKYNQKLIELLGENWMEG; encoded by the coding sequence ATGAAAAAGTTAATCTTATCATTAGCCTTAGTAGGTTTTGTCACCGTAAGTTTCGCACAGAAAAAAGTGGTGAAATCTGCTGAAAGAAACTTTAAAAAAGGAGAACTGACAACTGCATTGACTGAGGTTGAAAGTGCATTGCAAGATCCCGAGACAAAAGATGATCCAGAAACTCATTTACTCAAAGGAAAAATCCAAACAAAAATCTACGATTCAGCTGATGAAACTGAAATGTCAACAGTTGAATTAGGAAAAGATGCCTATTCTGTTTTTCAGAAAACCATGGAAATGGTAGGAAATGACAAGGAAAGTAAAGTTGGTAAAGAGGTTTTTGAAGATGATCTTGCAGGAATGCCAGAAAATTTGAGACCTTATAGCATGGAAACATTAAAAAATTCGACTTTCCAAAAAGCTATAGCCACTTACGAAGCAGATAATCTTGAGATGGCTTATGAGTACTTTGGTCTAGCTAGTGAAATCAGCCCTACTGATACTACAATGAACTTTAATGCTGGCTATCTTGCATTTCAATTGGATAAAACAGATGAGGCAAAAGTATATTTAAATCGCTTGTTAGAAATTGAAGATTATGATAAGTTAAATGCTTATTATTTCCTAATTCAGATTGCAAGTGGAGCAGATAAAGATCCTGAGGAAGCTTATAGACTCGTTACAGAAGCTAGAAAAATTGATCCAAACGACAAGACACTTGCTGAGTTTGAAATTCAACTTTTATTACAATTGGATAAATTGGACGAAGCAATGAAATCTGTTGTTGCAGCTTTGGAAAACGACCCGGAAAACACAGGCCTTCTTTTAAGATACGGCTATTTATTAGAACAATCTGGGGATATGGAAGGTGCATTAGCTCAGTATGAAAAGTCTGTACAAGTTGATCCAGATTTCTATGAAGGAAATAACTACGCCGGGGCAATCTACATTGAAAAGGCAAGAGTAATCTTGAATGAAGTCGGTTCACTTTCTGATGAAGAATGGGAAAAAAGAGCTGATTCAATGAATAAGGAGGCAGAAGAGTATTATGTAAAAGCAATACCTTATTTCACTAAAGCTGTAGAAATAAAGCCTGAAGCAACTAATATTTTAGAAATTCTCTTCCAAATTCATACAAAATTAGAAAACGAGCAAGAGGCAGAGAAATATAATCAAAAATTGATCGAGCTACTCGGTGAAAATTGGATGGAAGGTTAA
- a CDS encoding sodium:solute symporter, which translates to MSNLDWIVLFGTLLTIVGYGVYKTYGPKSMENYLRGDSDMNWWTIGLSIMATQASAITFLSTPGQAYEDGMRFIQFYFGLPVAMIILSVTFIPIYYKLKVYTAYEFLENRFDLKTRTLAALLFLTQRGLAAGITIYAPSIILSTLLGWNLTWTNIFIGILVIAYTVSGGTKAVSITQKQQMMGMMGGMILAGILVIEMLPVKFTEALHVAGKMERLNIVNFDFNWSDRYNFWSGMTAALFLFLSYFGTDQSQVQRYLTGRTLAESRMGLIMNGLLKVPMQFIILFIGVMVFVFYQFFQPPVVFNKVQTEKLEVSEYKEDFTLLQNEFSKTFEEKSGSISDLLEAVRQEDKAGVEKAKSEMQASYAKQEQIRDEVKSLIIKNDAGAETRDTDYIFMRFVMDYLPKGIIGLLFAVIFSAAMSSTASELNALGSTSTIDIYKRSLNKKGSDRHYMLSSKWLTAFWGIFAILFATYATLFENLIQAVNLLGSLFYGTILGIFLVGFYMKWIKGQAVFLAALMAEVVILLIHWRNGESLLGVNIDIGYLWYNAIGCLLVMLFAAIIQLFNSK; encoded by the coding sequence ATGAGTAATTTAGACTGGATTGTTCTTTTCGGTACACTGCTAACAATAGTGGGTTATGGTGTCTATAAGACCTATGGCCCCAAAAGCATGGAAAACTATCTAAGAGGTGATAGCGATATGAATTGGTGGACTATCGGATTGTCGATAATGGCTACACAAGCTTCAGCTATTACTTTCCTCAGTACTCCTGGACAGGCTTATGAAGACGGAATGAGATTTATTCAGTTCTATTTTGGGCTTCCTGTAGCCATGATCATTTTGTCAGTTACCTTTATTCCAATTTACTATAAACTTAAAGTTTACACTGCCTATGAATTTTTAGAAAATAGGTTTGATCTAAAAACCAGAACTCTTGCAGCTTTACTTTTCCTGACTCAAAGAGGCTTGGCTGCTGGCATTACCATTTATGCACCCTCTATTATACTTTCCACGCTTTTGGGATGGAATCTAACGTGGACCAATATATTTATAGGTATTCTTGTGATTGCTTATACCGTTTCTGGTGGAACGAAGGCTGTTTCCATTACTCAAAAGCAACAGATGATGGGAATGATGGGAGGGATGATTCTCGCAGGGATTTTGGTGATAGAAATGCTTCCTGTCAAATTCACGGAAGCACTTCATGTAGCGGGGAAAATGGAACGCTTAAATATTGTGAATTTTGATTTTAATTGGTCCGATAGATATAATTTTTGGTCGGGAATGACCGCAGCGCTTTTTTTATTTCTTTCTTATTTTGGAACTGATCAATCTCAAGTTCAGCGATATTTGACAGGAAGAACACTTGCAGAAAGTAGGATGGGTTTGATAATGAATGGCTTGCTCAAAGTTCCTATGCAATTTATCATCTTATTTATTGGGGTGATGGTTTTTGTTTTTTATCAATTTTTCCAACCTCCAGTAGTTTTCAATAAGGTGCAAACAGAAAAACTGGAAGTTTCAGAATACAAAGAGGACTTTACACTCTTACAAAACGAATTTTCAAAAACCTTTGAAGAAAAATCTGGTAGTATTTCAGATCTTTTAGAGGCTGTTCGACAGGAGGATAAAGCAGGAGTAGAAAAGGCTAAGTCTGAAATGCAAGCTTCTTATGCCAAGCAAGAGCAGATTAGAGATGAAGTGAAATCATTGATTATAAAAAATGATGCAGGTGCAGAGACACGAGATACAGATTATATCTTCATGCGCTTTGTCATGGATTACTTACCAAAAGGGATTATAGGGTTATTATTTGCTGTTATTTTTTCCGCCGCAATGTCCTCAACTGCATCTGAATTGAATGCATTGGGATCGACTTCCACTATAGATATTTACAAAAGGTCATTGAATAAAAAAGGATCAGATCGTCATTATATGCTTTCTTCCAAATGGCTAACAGCATTTTGGGGGATTTTCGCTATTCTTTTCGCTACTTATGCAACCTTATTCGAAAACCTTATACAAGCTGTAAATTTACTTGGTTCTCTATTTTATGGGACAATTTTGGGGATTTTCCTTGTCGGATTTTACATGAAATGGATCAAAGGACAAGCAGTTTTTTTGGCTGCCTTGATGGCAGAAGTTGTTATTTTACTGATTCACTGGAGGAATGGAGAATCTTTACTTGGGGTGAATATCGATATTGGATACCTTTGGTATAATGCGATTGGCTGTCTTCTGGTGATGCTATTTGCAGCTATTATTCAACTTTTTAATAGTAAATAG